A single genomic interval of Agarivorans aestuarii harbors:
- a CDS encoding SHOCT domain-containing protein: protein MSHRIYTLLLLVLFPFVVNAKVYTTSFKVDAPNASSEAVKVALYDSLIRRGWTVDEQLESQTIAHLHKRNTKAKVVIDYSDTHVDINTTGSRTYTTPGMSPSEPVVEVDRPFNPRGWIKNIVNDTKRLLPQAINQVSKKASQEPSLTVQLKELKALHEDGLISEEIYLEKQRLLLQ from the coding sequence ATGTCACACCGAATATACACGCTGCTTTTGTTAGTTCTATTTCCCTTTGTAGTTAACGCCAAAGTATATACCACCTCTTTTAAAGTAGATGCGCCAAATGCTTCAAGTGAGGCTGTTAAAGTCGCCTTATATGACTCTTTAATCAGGCGAGGTTGGACCGTTGATGAACAACTTGAATCCCAAACCATAGCCCACCTTCATAAGCGTAATACGAAGGCAAAAGTAGTCATTGATTATAGTGATACTCACGTAGATATAAATACAACAGGGTCGCGAACATATACAACACCGGGCATGAGCCCAAGTGAGCCAGTAGTCGAAGTTGATAGGCCATTTAACCCAAGAGGATGGATTAAAAATATCGTAAATGACACTAAACGACTTTTACCTCAGGCGATTAATCAGGTTTCGAAGAAAGCCTCCCAAGAACCTAGCCTTACCGTTCAACTAAAAGAACTAAAAGCGCTACATGAGGACGGGCTAATTAGCGAAGAAATCTATTTAGAAAAACAACGATTGTTACTTCAGTAA
- a CDS encoding MFS transporter — protein sequence MQYQQNSKGFWKVTAAVSAASLVTFFNLYLVQPLLPMFASEYQVSPLAASAMLSAAMLGMALGLLLLASLSDAVGRRKILLLSIALVPCLSLLIGLAHPQSFYAIVALRFFQGVCLAGVPAVAIAYLAEQLDSRALIKAVGIFIAANSLGGIGGRLLGGWSADLLGSWQMSFMLVAILSMVMAVLVILLLPAEQQQTLGRWRLCQSLANYKRHIRNPQLVCAYLVGGVGFGVFINQFSYLTFILAEAPFSLPASLTSLLFLSYLGGTFTASSAGRIAQRYGSKRCIVLGLLVMTIASLLSLFGELWILLLAMVVSSMGFFFCHAQASAWVNQHATQAKASASALYTISYYIGAASGGALMQPFFSAWGWQGIVLVSVCSLSVVAFMAQRYLRSEPVNRALYHKAL from the coding sequence ATGCAGTATCAGCAAAACAGTAAAGGTTTTTGGAAAGTCACCGCAGCGGTATCGGCCGCTTCACTGGTAACTTTTTTCAATTTGTATTTGGTGCAACCTTTGCTACCTATGTTTGCCAGTGAGTATCAAGTTTCTCCCTTGGCGGCAAGCGCGATGCTGTCGGCTGCCATGTTAGGCATGGCGTTAGGCTTGTTGTTGCTCGCCTCTTTGTCGGATGCCGTGGGCAGACGCAAGATTCTGCTGTTGTCTATCGCGTTGGTGCCATGTTTAAGCTTGCTGATTGGTTTGGCGCATCCCCAGTCGTTTTATGCCATTGTTGCGCTACGGTTTTTTCAAGGCGTATGCCTAGCGGGTGTACCAGCCGTAGCGATTGCTTACTTAGCTGAGCAGTTGGACTCTCGTGCTTTAATCAAAGCGGTGGGTATTTTTATTGCGGCAAACTCTTTAGGTGGAATTGGAGGGCGCTTACTCGGAGGTTGGAGCGCCGACTTGCTGGGCTCATGGCAAATGTCGTTTATGCTGGTAGCAATACTTAGCATGGTGATGGCGGTGTTGGTTATCTTGCTATTGCCCGCCGAACAACAACAAACTTTAGGTCGCTGGCGTTTATGCCAAAGCCTGGCTAACTACAAACGGCACATTCGCAACCCGCAGTTAGTATGCGCTTACTTAGTGGGGGGAGTAGGCTTTGGTGTGTTCATTAATCAGTTTTCTTACTTAACCTTTATTTTGGCAGAAGCGCCATTTTCTTTGCCTGCTAGTCTTACTTCGCTACTGTTTCTTAGTTACCTAGGCGGCACGTTTACCGCGAGCTCGGCGGGAAGAATTGCTCAGCGATATGGTAGTAAACGTTGTATCGTATTGGGTTTATTGGTGATGACTATTGCCAGTTTATTAAGTTTGTTTGGCGAACTTTGGATATTGCTATTGGCAATGGTGGTGTCTTCAATGGGCTTCTTTTTCTGCCATGCGCAAGCCAGTGCATGGGTAAACCAGCATGCTACTCAAGCTAAGGCCAGTGCTTCAGCGCTTTATACCATCAGCTATTACATTGGTGCGGCAAGTGGTGGCGCTTTAATGCAACCCTTCTTTAGTGCGTGGGGATGGCAGGGCATAGTGTTGGTAAGTGTTTGCTCACTGTCGGTGGTAGCATTTATGGCGCAGCGTTATCTCCGTTCAGAACCAGTGAATAGAGCCCTGTATCATAAGGCTCTATAG